From the genome of Torulaspora globosa chromosome 2, complete sequence, one region includes:
- the CCP1 gene encoding cytochrome-c peroxidase (ancestral locus Anc_1.194), whose product MASVFGRAVSRSSVLLVGAAAAATSLATSIALNNDNGTFSSRNHSNKNNKNGWSKTGVLLGASPALHLAKAQDGKSLEDFQKVYNAIAEKLRDEDEFDGYIGYGPNLVRLSWHVSGTFDKNDNSGGSFGGTYRFKKEADDPANKGLQNAAHFLEPIAKKFPWISHGDLYTLAGVTALQEMQGPKIPWRPGRVDADEKDTPENGRLPDASQDGSYVRHYFGRFGFTDQEIVALLGAHCLGKTHLENSGYEGPWGAATNTFTNEFFVNLLNENWKLEKNEAGNKQYNSEKGYMMLPTDYALVQDGKFRKYVEKYAKDQDAFFEDFKSAYVKLLENGIDFGKLGKAYVFKTLDEQDSN is encoded by the coding sequence ATGGCTAGCGTATTCGGAAGAGCGGTGAGCAGAAGTTCGGTGTTGCTAGTGGGTGCTGCCGCAGCAGCCACTTCTTTGGCTACTAGTATTGCGTTGAATAACGATAATGGAACATTTAGCAGTAGAAATCATTCTAATAAAAACAATAAAAACGGCTGGAGCAAGACTGGTGTGTTGTTAGGTGCTTCACCTGCTCTGCATCTTGCTAAGGCGCAAGATGGCAAGTCCTTAGAGGATTTCCAGAAGGTTTACAATGCTATTGCCGAGAAATTAAGAGATGAGGATGAATTCGATGGCTATATTGGTTACGGTCCTAACCTGGTGCGTCTATCGTGGCACGTTTCCGGTACTTTCGATAAGAACGACAACTCCGGTGGTTCTTTTGGAGGTACGTATCGATTCAAGAAGGAGGCCGATGATCCAGCTAACAAAGGTTTGCAGAATGCCGCTCACTTCTTGGAGCcaattgccaagaaattccCATGGATTTCCCACGGCGATCTTTACACTCTTGCTGGCGTCACTGCCCTGCAGGAGATGCAGGGTCCTAAGATCCCATGGAGACCCGGTAGAGTGGATGCTGATGAGAAGGACACACCAGAAAACGGTAGGCTTCCCGACGCATCTCAGGATGGTAGCTATGTGAGACATTACTTTGGCAGATTCGGATTTACTGATCAGGAGATTGTGGCGTTGCTCGGTGCTCATTGTTTAGGTAAGACTCACTTGGAAAATTCGGGATATGAGGGTCCTTGGGGTGCGGCCACCAACACGTTCACTAATGAATTCTTTGTGAACTTGCTAAACGAGAActggaagctggagaagaatgagGCTGGCAATAAGCAGTACAATTCCGAGAAGGGTTACATGATGTTGCCAACAGACTACGCTCTGGTGCAGGATGGTAAATTCAGGAAATACGTCGAAAAATATGCCAAAGATCAAGAtgctttcttcgaggaTTTCAAGAGTGCCTATGTGAAATTGCTAGAGAACGGTATTGACTTCGGCAAGTTGGGTAAGGCCTACGTTTTCAAGACTTTGGATGAACAAGATTCTAACTAG
- the INO1 gene encoding inositol-3-phosphate synthase INO1 (ancestral locus Anc_1.195), with translation MTVQKYFTPSIKVETDKCRFTETELTTQYRYVNSHVSKNESNGSIEVNLSEQDYEFKVDLRLPKLGVMLVGLGGNNGTTFVASVLANKNKVKFHTKDGLKEANYFGSVTQSSTIKLGIDSEGNDFYVPFNSLVPFVSPNDFVVGGWDINKANLSDAMARSQVLEYDLQRRLGEEMSKMVPLPSIYYPDFIAANQDERADNCINRDPKTGKVSTAGKWSHVEQIRSDIQNFKRQNDLDKVIVLWTANTERYADIVSGVNDTADNLLAAIKGDHEEIAPSTIFAVASILEGVPYINGSPQNTFVPGVVDLAEKSGSLIAGDDFKSGQTKIKSVLAQFLVDAGIKPVSIASYNHLGNNDGFNLSSERQFRSKEISKKSVVDDVIASNQILYNEKLGNKVDHCIVIKYMNAVGDSKVAMDEYYSELMLGGHNRISIHNVCEDSLLATPLIIDLIVMAEFCSRVTYKKLNAGEQSYESFYSILAFLGYWLKAPLTRKGFKTINGLNKQRQGLESFLRLLIGLPALDELRFEERLK, from the coding sequence ATGACTGTTCAAAAATACTTTACGCCATCTATCAAGGTTGAGACTGATAAATGTCGCTTCACGGAGACGGAATTGACCACACAGTATCGTTATGTCAATTCTCATGTTTCCAAGAACGAATCTAATGGGTCAATTGAAGTCAACTTGAGTGAACAGGATTACGAGTTTAAGGTAGACTTGAGATTGCCAAAACTAGGTGTTATGTTGGTTGGGCTAGGTGGTAACAACGGTACCACGTTTGTTGCATCTGTCTTGGCAAACAAGAATAAGGTAAAATTTCACACCAAGGATGGTCtgaaagaagcaaattACTTCGGTTCTGTGACGCAGTCTTCTACGATCAAGCTGGGGATTGACTCCGAGGGCAATGACTTCTATGTGCCATTCAACTCTCTCGTGCCATTTGTGTCGCCCAATGACTTCGTTGTTGGTGGCTGGGATATCAACAAGGCTAATCTTTCCGATGCTATGGCAAGGTCTCAGGTGCTGGAGTACGACCTGCAGCGTAGACTAGGCGAAGAGATGTCCAAGATGGTTCCATTACCCTCTATATACTATCCTGATTTCATTGCCGCTAATCAGGATGAGAGAGCTGACAATTGTATCAATAGAGACCCCAAGACTGGCAAAGTCTCGACGGCAGGCAAATGGTCCCACGTTGAGCAAATCAGATCAGATATTCAGAACTTCAAGCGTCAAAACGACCTGGACAAAGTGATCGTGCTATGGACGGCCAACACTGAGAGATACGCTGATATCGTGTCTGGTGTCAACGACACGGCTGATAACTTGTTGGCGGCCATTAAGGGTGACCACGAGGAGATCGCTCCATCTACCATTTTCGCGGTTGCCTCCATTCTGGAGGGTGTCCCTTACATTAACGGTTCTCCACAGAACACTTTTGTTCCAGGTGTCGTCGATTTGGCTGAGAAGAGCGGCTCCTTGATTGCTGGTGACGACTTCAAGAGTGGTCAAACCAAGATCAAGTCTGTTCTTGCCCAATTCTTGGTGGACGCTGGTATCAAGCCTGTCTCTATCGCATCTTATAATCACCTGGGTAATAACGACGGTTTCAACTTGAGTTCTGAGAGACAGTTCAGATCCAAagagatttcaaagaagtctGTTGTCGATGACGTTATTGCCTCTAATCAGATCCTGTACAATGAGAAACTTGGTAATAAAGTGGACCACTGTATCGTGATTAAATACATGAATGCTGTCGGCGATTCCAAAGTGGCCATGGATGAATATTACTCCGAGTTGATGCTTGGTGGTCACAATAGAATTTCGATCCATAACGTTTGTGAGGACTCATTGCTGGCAACGCCCCTGATCATTGATTTAATTGTCATGGCCGAATTCTGTTCAAGAGTGACATACAAGAAGCTAAACGCTGGCGAACAATCCTACGAGAGTTTCTACTCAATTTTGGCCTTCTTGGGTTACTGGTTAAAAGCGCCTTTGACCAGGAAGGGATTCAAGACTATCAATGGCCTCAACAAGCAGCGCCAAGGTCTAGAGAGCTTCCTCCGTTTGTTGATCGGTTTGCCTGCGCTCGATGAGCTACGTTTTGAAGAGAGATTAAAGTAG
- the CPA2 gene encoding carbamoyl-phosphate synthase (glutamine-hydrolyzing) CPA2 (ancestral locus Anc_7.494): MTSIYRSTEPTVSTFNSPHYEPQLVEGVSSVLIVGSGGLSIGQAGEFDYSGSQAIKALKEANKKTILINPNIATNQTSHSLADTIYYLPVTPEYITYVIERERPDAILLTFGGQTGLNCGVALDKMGVLEKYNIKVLGTPIKTLEMTEDRDLFAQALQEINIPIASSIACETLEEALSAADEVGYPVIVRSAYALGGLGSGFANNAGEMRELASQSLSLAPQILVEKSLKGWKEIEYEVVRDRVGNCITVCNMENFDPLGIHTGDSIVFAPSQTLSDQEFHMLRSAAIKIIRHLGVIGECNVQYALQPDGLDYRVIEVNARLSRSSALASKATGYPLAYTAAKIALGYTLPELPNPITKTTVANFEPSLDYIVAKIPRWDLSKFQYVNRDIGSAMKSVGEVMSIGRNFEEAYQKALRQVDPSLLGFQGSDEFGDKLDEALAVATDRRALAVGQALLHENYTVERVHELTNIDSFFLHKCMNIVNMYKKLEAVNSLESLDKDLLQKAKKLGFSDKQIALSISKGASCSVNELDVRKVRKQFGIIPFVKRIDTLAAEFPASTNYLYTTYNATKNDVEFTDKGMLVLGSGVYRIGSSVEFDWCAVNTAKTLRNEGKKTVMINYNPETVSTDFDEVDRLYFEELSFERVMDIYELENSEGCVISVGGQLPQNIALKLFENGCNTLGTNPVDIDSAENRHKFSSILDSIDVSQPEWSELTSVDEAKSFANKVGYPVLVRPSYVLSGAAMNTIHNEHELEDKLTLASAVSPDHPVVISKFIEGAEEIDVDAVAYNGKVLVHAISEHVENAGVHSGDATLVLPPQHLSEQIKNKLKEIADKVAHAWKITGPFNMQIIKHNDDLKVIECNIRASRSFPFVSKVLGVNFIEIAVKAFLGGDKVPQPVDLMSKQYGYVATKCPQFSFTRLAGADPFLGVEMASTGEVASFGKDEIESYWTAIQSTMNFHVPLPPSGILFGGDLTKPWLGEVISTISSLGFNFYVADESAKKYLQEYTNDHITVIEFPKNDKRALRELFQKYDIKLVINLASKRADNTDDDDYVMRRNAIDFAIPLFNEPQTCKLFAKALKAKIAEKVRVLESNDVVVPNEVRSWEDFVGFKPV, translated from the coding sequence ATGACCTCGATATACCGTTCCACTGAGCCTACGGTATCGACTTTTAATTCTCCTCACTATGAACCGCAATTGGTCGAGGGTGTCAGCTCGGTTTTGATTGTCGGTTCAGGCGGTTTGTCTATTGGTCAGGCCGGTGAATTCGACTACAGTGGTTCTCAGGCAATtaaggctttgaaagaggctaacaagaagacgatcttGATCAACCCAAATATCGCTACCAACCAAACTTCGCACTCTTTGGCAGACACAATTTACTACCTACCTGTGACTCCAGAATATATCACCTACGTCATTGAGCGTGAGAGACCAGATGCGATTCTTTTGACCTTTGGTGGGCAAACTGGCCTAAACTGTGGTGTTGCACTTGACAAGATGGGAGTCCTGGAGAAGTACAACATCAAGGTGCTTGGTACTCCAATCAAGACTCTGGAGATGACTGAAGACAGAGATTTGTTTGCTCAAGCTCTACAAGAAATTAATATTCCCATAGCGTCTTCTATTGCTTGCGAAACGCTGGAGGAAGCATTGAGTGCGGCAGACGAGGTCGGATACCCAGTGATTGTCAGATCTGCGTATGCCTTGGGTGGATTGGGTTCTGGCTTTGCCAACAATGCCGGCGAAATGAGAGAACTGGCTTCCCAATCGCTATCGCTAGCACCCCAAATCCTAGTCGAGAAGTCGCTGAAGGGCTGGAAGGAAATTGAGTACGAAGTGGTCAGAGATAGAGTGGGCAACTGCATCACTGTGTGCAATATGGAAAATTTCGATCCTTTGGGGATCCACACTGGTGATTCTATCGTTTTTGCGCCATCTCAGACGCTGTCTGATCAAGAATTCCACATGTTGAGATCAGCAGCTATCAAAATTATCAGACATTTGGGTGTTATTGGTGAATGTAACGTCCAATACGCTCTGCAACCCGACGGGTTGGATTACAGGGTTATTGAGGTCAATGCTCGTTTGTCCcgttcttctgctttggCTTCTAAGGCAACCGGATACCCATTGGCCTACACCGCTGCCAAGATTGCTTTAGGTTACACCTTGCCAGAACTACCAAATCCAATCACCAAGACCACCGTGGCTAACTTCGAGCCATCGCTCGACTACATCGTTGCCAAAATCCCTAGATGGGATCTATCCAAGTTCCAGTATGTCAACAGAGATATCGGTTCTGCCATGAAATCTGTTGGTGAGGTGATGTCTATTGGCAGAAATTTTGAGGAAGCTTACCAAAAGGCTTTGAGACAAGTTGATCCATCTCTATTGGGTTTCCAGGGATCGGACGAATTTGGTGACAAGTTGGATGAGGCCCTTGCCGTTGCCACAGACAGAAGAGCATTGGCCGTTGGCCAAGCTCTATTGCACGAAAACTACACTGTTGAGAGAGTTCATGAATTGACTAATATCGATAGCTTCTTTTTGCACAAATGTATGAACATAGTCAACATGTACAAGAAGTTGGAGGCTGTCAACTCTTTGGAAAGTTTGGATAAGGATTTGTTGCAGAAGGCAAAGAAATTAGGATTCTCTGACAAGCAAATTGCATTGTCAATTAGCAAAGGAGCCAGCTGCTCTGTTAACGAGTTGGATGTTCGCAAGGTGAGAAAACAATTCGGTATCATTCCGTTCGTCAAGAGAATCGATACTCTCGCTGCTGAGTTCCCAGCTTCCACCAATTATCTATACACCACTTACAATGCAACCAAGAACGATGTTGAATTTACCGACAAGGGTATGCTAGTTTTGGGTTCAGGTGTTTATCGTATCGGTTCCTCCGTCGAATTCGACTGGTGTGCTGTTAACACCGCCAAGACCTTGAGAAACGAGGGCAAGAAGACTGTTATGATCAATTACAACCCTGAAACCGTGTCCACTGATTTTGATGAGGTTGATAGACTGTATTTCGAAGAGCTTTCTTTCGAGAGAGTTATGGATATCTATGAGTTGGAGAACTCTGAGGGATGTGTCATCTCAGTTGGTGGTCAGTTACCTCAGAACATTGCGttgaagctctttgagaATGGTTGTAATACTCTGGGTACCAACCCGGTTGACATCGACAGTGCTGAAAACAGACACAAATTCTCATCTATATTGGATTCGATCGACGTCAGTCAACCAGAATGGAGCGAATTGACCTCCGTAGATGAGGCCAAAAGCTTCGCCAACAAGGTCGGCTATCCTGTATTGGTTCGTCCTTCGTACGTCCTTTCTGGTGCTGCCATGAACACCATCCACAACGAGCACGAGTTGGAGGATAAGTTGACTTTAGCATCCGCCGTCTCTCCTGACCATCCCGTGGTCATCTCCAAATTCATCGAGGGCGCTGAAGAGATCGATGTCGACGCCGTCGCATACAACGGTAAGGTATTGGTTCATGCTATCTCCGAGCATGTTGAGAATGCAGGTGTGCACTCTGGTGATGCTACCTTAGTCTTGCCCCCACAACACTTGAGCGAGCAAATCAAGAAcaaattgaaagaaatcgctGACAAGGTTGCACATGCTTGGAAGATTACCGGTCCATTCAACATgcagatcatcaagcaCAACGACGATTTGAAGGTCATCGAATGTAACATCAGAGCCTCCAGATCCTTCCCATTCGTATCCAAAGTGCTTGGGGtgaatttcatcgaaatcgCCGTCAAGGCGTTCCTAGGCGGTGACAAAGTTCCTCAACCAGTAGACTTGATGAGCAAACAATACGGCTACGTTGCCACAAAGTGCCCACAGTTCTCTTTCACAAGACTGGCGGGAGCTGATCCATTCCTAGGCGTCGAAATGGCTTCAACCGGTGAGGTCGCATCTTTCGGTAAGGACGAGATAGAAAGCTATTGGACCGCCATCCAGAGCACTATGAATTTCCACGTCCCGCTACCTCCCAGCGGCATATTGTTTGGCGGCGACTTGACCAAGCCATGGCTAGGCGAAGTCATCAGCACCATTTCCTCTCTCGGCTTCAACTTCTACGTCGCTGACGAGTCCGCCAAGAAGTACTTGCAGGAATACACAAACGACCACATCACCGTAATCGAGTTCCCAAAGAATGACAAGAGAGCTTTGCGTGAACTGTTCCAAAAGTACGACATCAAACTGGTTATCAACTTGGCCTCCAAGAGAGCTGACAACaccgatgatgatgattaCGTGATGAGAAGAAACGCAATTGACTTCGCAATCCCACTCTTCAATGAGCCACAAACCTGTAAATTGTTCGCCAAGGCTCTGAAGGCCAAGATAGCTGAAAAAGTCAGAGTGCTCGAATCTAACGATGTAGTGGTCCCCAACGAAGTCCGTTCGTGGGAAGATTTCGTCGGTTTTAAACCCGTGTAA
- the SEC17 gene encoding alpha-soluble NSF attachment protein SEC17 (ancestral locus Anc_7.493), giving the protein MKIFGGSDSYKFEEAAELCVQAANIYRLRKELTLAGDALTKAAGYQIKAGNDDEAGNTFVEAYKSYKSSGQASEAIKSLNGAIEIFTTRGQFRRGANFKFEMGELLENDLKDYAKAIDCYETAGEWYSQDQALALANKCLVRCADLKALDGQYLDASEVFAKLIKNSMGNRLSQWSLKDYYFKMGLCQLAATDSVAASRTLQEGKREDSNFADSREAQLLQDLVQCVADGDAEQLSEKVFNFDKFNKLDKWKTTILLKIKETISQADDDLL; this is encoded by the coding sequence ATGAAAATCTTTGGAGGTTCAGATTCATACAAGTTTGAGGAAGCTGCGGAACTGTGTGTTCAGGCTGCCAACATATATCGTCTGCGCAAAGAGCTGACGCTCGCAGGCGACGCGTTGACCAAGGCTGCCGGTTATCAAATCAAGGCGGGAAACGACGATGAGGCCGGCAATACGTTTGTGGAGGCGTATAAGTCGTACAAGAGTAGTGGCCAGGCGTCTGAGGCGATTAAATCGCTGAACGGAGCGATAGAAATCTTCACCACTAGGGGCCAGTTCAGACGTGGAGCAAACTTCAAGTTCGAAATGGgcgagctgctggagaatgACCTGAAGGACTACGCCAAGGCGATCGACTGCTACGAGACTGCGGGCGAATGGTACTCTCAGGACCAGGCGCTCGCCCTGGCCAACAAGTGTCTGGTCAGGTGCGCGGACTTGAAGGCGCTAGACGGACAATATCTGGACGCCAGCGAAGTGTTCGCCAAGCTCATAAAGAACAGCATGGGCAACAGGTTAAGTCAGTGGTCTTTGAAGGACTACTATTTCAAGATGGGTCTCTGCCAGTTGGCGGCCACGGACTCCGTCGCGGCCTCCAGAACTTTGCAAGAGGGGAAGCGCGAAGATAGCAACTTTGCCGACTCGAGAGAAGCtcagctgctgcaggaCTTGGTCCAATGCGTCGCCGACGGCGACGCCGAACAGCTGAGTGAAAAAGTGTTCAATTTCGACAAGTTCAACAAGCTGGATAAGTGGAAGACGACGATCCTGTtaaagatcaaagagacCATATCGCAAGCGGATGACGATCTTTTGTGA
- the MOH1 gene encoding Moh1p (ancestral locus Anc_7.492), protein MGLRYSSYIECPTAKFEGDSLGSSPGSYLTPYHQISDARRFQYHGSYRSREGSDLSNSKFVTYGCRRCRTHLSSSTQIMSKDYRGKTGDAYLMTKVVNVIEGSVETRPMITGDYLVCDILCHWCKSLLGWKYLESERKDQRYKEGKYILEVQTICRCD, encoded by the coding sequence ATGGGATTGCGGTACTCTTCGTACATCGAGTGCCCTACGGCGAAATTCGAAGGCGACAGTCTGGGATCCAGTCCCGGTAGCTATCTCACTCCGTATCATCAAATATCGGACGCCCGCCGCTTCCAGTATCACGGTAGCTACCGTAGCCGTGAGGGCTCAGACCTGTCCAATTCGAAGTTTGTAACGTACGGCTGTCGTCGTTGTAGAACACACTTGTCCAGCTCCACCCAGATTATGTCCAAGGACTACAGGGGAAAGACCGGCGACGCCTATCTGATGACGAAGGTCGTCAACGTCATCGAAGGGAGCGTCGAGACCCGCCCCATGATCACCGGCGACTACTTGGTTTGTGACATTCTCTGCCACTGGTGCAAGAGTTTACTAGGTTGGAAGTACTTGGAGAGCGAGAGAAAAGATCAGAGGTACAAAGAAGGGAAATACATTCTGGAAGTGCAGACAATTTGTCGGTGCGATTGA
- the YMR1 gene encoding phosphatidylinositol-3-phosphatase YMR1 (ancestral locus Anc_7.491) yields MEYIKIAKVNNVLVHRRGAVTRGTLHLTTHHLILTSLSLSREFWVSYSTIASVFKNHGSALISKTNQHSDSRDGRVGELYNGRDLWSFINIKVICKDYTIFSIDFSDELEAHDVAAQPLPGLTKQRSVQDERLVFEIFQTSKDGTDQTPQRNMIIDARPTANAIGQAALGGGSENMDNYNFDKTCSRTFLGIDNIHVMSDTLNYMVENFLVDGDLNLPIDKAALNSGKSASWLKHIKLLLSSTDTLVKSIIFNKSNLLIHCSDGWDRTAQVCSLVQLCLDPYFRTLEGFMVLVEKDWLSFGHRFQERSGLLSSENVFHDNTMGFSGLSHYSGHTDLTSSTSLFGKDGNELSETEGLVNMTANSVLNSDIVSKVSEHFKRRNKNKRILKFTSPIFQQFLDCVYQLLIQSPSSFEFNERFLRRLIYHVYSCQYGNFLYNSEKERVEFEVSSKTRSVWDYFRSRKGEFTNKDYHPSVPSSDLCDEVTWILPNLHEVEWWWQLYGRKYDELNGVAASTLSVNGTECSGHSKNIRAAEKEPPKGLSMKFPTFGLELFGKR; encoded by the exons ATGGAATACATAAAGATAGCGAAAGTGAATAATGTGCTGGTGCATAGAAGGGGTGCTGTAACTCGCGGGACTTTGCATTTGACTACACATCATTTAATTTTGACGTCTCTGTCCCTTTCTAGAGAATTTTGGGTGTCATACTCTACAATTGCGTCGGTGTTCAAGAATCATGGAAGTGCGCTCATATCGAAGACGAATCAGCATAGTGATTCACGGGATGGCCGTGTGGGAGAGCTGTACAATGGGCGGGATCTTTGGTCTTTTATCAATATTAAAGTGATCTGTAAGGACTACACGATATTTTCCATTGACTTTAGTGACGAATTGGAGGCGCACGATGT GGCGGCGCAGCCATTGCCCGGTCTCACAAAGCAGAGATCTGTCCAGGACGAACGGTTGGTTTtcgaaattttccaaaCATCCAAAGATGGCACTGATCAAACTCCACAGAGGAATATGATAATCGATGCAAGGCCGACGGCAAATGCGATCGGTCAGGCTGCCCTGGGGGGTGGGAGCGAGAACATGGATAACTATAATTTTGATAAGACCTGTTCGCGGACTTTTCTCGGCATTGACAACATCCATGTCATGTCAGATACTTTGAATTATATGGTAGAGAACTTCTTAGTCGATGGGGATTTAAATTTACCTATCGATAAAGCTGCATTGAACTCTGGGAAAAGCGCAAGTTGGCTAAAGCATATTAAGCTTCTGTTATCGTCAACGGATACATTGGTTAAGTCGATAATATTCAACAAATCGAATTTACTGATACATTGTTCCGATGGCTGGGACCGTACAGCTCAAGTTTGCTCTCTCGTGCAGTTGTGCCTCGACCCCTACTTTCGAACACTAGAAGGCTTCATGGTCCTTGTTGAAAAAGATTGGCTGTCGTTTGGGCACAGGTTCCAGGAAAGATCAGGACTCTTGAGCTCAGAGAATGTGTTTCATGACAATACAATGGGGTTCAGTGGACTATCACACTATTCAGGTCATACTGATCTTACTTCAAGTACATCACTTTTCGGAAAGGATGGGAATGAACTCTCTGAGACTGAGGGCTTGGTCAACATGACGGCAAACAGTGTCCTGAACTCTGACATAGTAAGTAAAGTGTCGGAGCActtcaagagaaggaaCAAAAACAAGAGAATTCTGAAGTTCACGTCGCCAATCTTTCAACAGTTTCTCGACTGTGTTTACCAATTGCTGATACAAAGCCCGTCCTCATTTGAATTCAACGAACGATTCTTGAGGCGACTTATCTACCACGTCTATTCCTGCCAGTATGGTAACTTTCTGTACAACAGCGAGAAGGAAAGAGTAGAATTTGAGGTGTCTTCGAAAACGAGAAGCGTTTGGGACTACTTTAGGTCTCGCAAAGGAGAGTTCACCAATAAGGATTACCATCCGAGCGTACCGAGCTCTGACCTTTGCGATGAAGTTACCTGGATTCTTCCCAATCTTCATGAAGTAGAATGGTGGTGGCAGCTTTACGGGCGTAAGTACGACGAGTTGAACGGAGTAGCGGCCTCGACTTTAAGCGTCAATGGGACGGAATGTTCTGGGCATAGCAAGAACATTCGTGCCGCTGAGAAAGAACCACCTAAGGGcctttcgatgaaatttcCAACCTTTGGCCTGGAGCTATTTGGTAAACGTTAG
- the PXP2 gene encoding Pxp2p (ancestral locus Anc_7.490), whose product MVSLLNAQRLVSLAQFDPKLKNIWYLIAAVTFSVCNQPQEIPKLYHYALLLNSEGEKNDVGSLADRTIDMLRNEKLALRTSIDELYPQPSALQRQLTERFREAFMKSGPLGGLPKAINVLTQLKEVTPTKLLPSTQEIDPFAAASGGQSCYESVGRARENPEKTTRRGLEHWNQIYSKVSKRVANNLNTCYPDLWYYTLAHVYGPLLSYDEILSAQETNLIIIASLVPQDVSPQLRGHLKGALNLGCDRETVDAARNLAILVSGWCGIALKSDAVKL is encoded by the coding sequence ATGGTATCTCTACTGAATGCCCAGAGGCTAGTCAGTCTGGCTCAATTCGATCCCAAACTGAAGAATATATGGTATTTGATAGCAGCTGTTACTTTTAGTGTGTGCAACCAGCCGCAAGAGATCCCCAAATTATACCATTATGCCCTGCTACTGAATAGCGAGGGCGAGAAGAACGATGTAGGTAGTCTGGCGGACAGGACAATTGATATGCTGCGTAACGAGAAGCTAGCTCTGCGGACATCGATCGACGAATTATATCCCCAACCGTCTGCGTTACAGAGGCAGCTTACAGAGAGGTTTAGAGAAGCCTTTATGAAATCTGGACCGCTTGGAGGGCTCCCCAAGGCCATTAACGTGCTGACgcagctgaaagaagtGACCCCTACGAAATTGCTACCGTCGACGCAAGAGATCGACCCGTTTGCGGCGGCCAGCGGCGGTCAGTCGTGCTATGAAAGTGTGGGAAGGGCACGAGAGAATCCTGAAAAGACTACGAGAAGGGGTCTTGAGCATTGGAATCAGATATATTCCAAAGTATCGAAAAGAGTCGCTAATAACTTGAACACATGCTATCCAGATCTGTGGTATTACACGCTGGCCCACGTATACGGGCCGCTGTTGTCTTACGATGAGATACTGTCAGCGCAGGAGACGAACCTGATAATAATCGCGTCGCTTGTGCCACAGGATGTAAGCCCTCAGCTTCGCGGCCACCTAAAGGGAGCACTGAACCTTGGTTGCGATAGGGAGACGGTAGATGCAGCAAGAAATTTGGCGATTTTGGTTTCCGGATGGTGTGGAATTGCATTGAAGTCAGATGCGGTGAAATTATAG